The genome window caaaattaacgttcgaccaatgagaaagccacattaccctgcatacgaggttggacgcgtgatcacttagtgacaagtaaaaatagaatcagaccacatgtttctatatgtcagaatgctgccgtttgcgctgtagtacacgtgtgttgtccaaattttcgatttcaagcaagtttaaggccaacctcgtgtccaccagactaacgtTGTCGATGGATACCAGAAGAAAAGTTGGttggtggtaaaaaaaacagtgcacctaggattttatggtgcactgaaaaccatgcacctggctttttcaaaaggcagtcactggacacatataaaattttgtgcagattgattggtccaatgagtactttttttaccaaaacctatgcacaacgtacacgtaatgtacacatgttttaatagaggactctggcctactagggcagagacctgtattcatccacgaccagaagtgtggcacagtcacatagagctatcaaaatgtcaagttgtggtaaatacatggctgggatggaccaaagtggaattaattctcaatctgtggttgattcttaatctacagagtcaggccatcacagaaatatgctttttgataatatatttaagaaaatgtggtctcactggtcagtttagaacttgtactttgacagggccatatcaacgGCCAGTGATGTTTTGATGggtatggtgtacggaaatctttttttctcaggcaatcggtattggaatttttttaaactttattatgctattggcaaagggttcttcttgacacataatagaggactctggcctaaatggaggattttttttcttcatctttcaCAGGCTGATAAACAGGCCAAATCGTTCTTCGCCAGCCGCCCTTGCTCCAGGCTCAGGATCCTGCAGGGTTGGTAAAAAACCTGTGAGCCAATAAGTTAAGACTTTATCTGGGTGAAAAATTACGGAAATCGTGCATTTTCTACTTTTGGCATTGTGCCAACCAACTtgaaatttttctacttttggCATTGTGCCAACCAACTTTGCACCAATCGGAGATGGTTATATAAAAAAATTTGGACGTGGCATCGTCAGCTGATGTGTTTTAGCCAATGACATTTTCAGACGGCCGCTTCGGCAGGGTTCTTGGCAGTACATAAACGGCTGTGTCAGGTCTGGAGGATTAGATCTGAGATATTTTACGAAGGTGGAGCTGCAGAACAAATCGACGGTAAATATTAATAGGTTGATGTGATctttcatgagacatgtcatGTGCGAGTGCACTCGGCACTCCGCTTTCAACAGAGTGCGTGATCAAAGGTGATTCAGAACAGGTCAGAAATCATGCAATAGGGCGTGAGCTTTATATTATGTGGAGGTGAAGCCTAGGTGTGTGTGTGGGGCATACCTGCCAACCCCTCCGTATTTTCCGTATTTAGTCCggaaatctgtaaaaaaaaaacagaatCCGGATAGTATGGATAACCCCTTTAAAAGTCCGATTTCGCATTTCGTCAATTTCGTTGGTGTTTTCAGTGCACCCACTATTAGTCTCGCGCAACTGTCTATTTATGAGCATCGCGATGTGCTGGCATCATATTCCTAGATGTTGTGCAAGCCTGTAATGGCGTATCTCTTGTTACAATGATTAACAATGCAATGTGCATGTGTTTTTTCTTGGTTTTACCAgggttttacaatgaaataatCAGGGATTAGTCCTAAAATGGCATTAAAGAAGTAGAAGAGAGGTGAAGGGTGTTTGTTGTGCATTATATGCTCATTTCAAACTGAATTTCAGCTGAAAACatggttgaaaaaaaaatcgaaatttGACATATTTTCGAATTTAGGCCTTGGCTCAGATACAGAAAGTCTGTATGGGGGGGTGACCTTATCCCTGTGTAGGCCCTAGGCCCCCTATCATGCTATGTGTTATTGTACTATTTGTAATGTAGCCTAAATATTGTCTTTGTTTTTAGGTTTATCCGACTGACGCATTCAACACGGAAGTTGTTGAGAACAACTTTTACCATGCTGCTGTTGTTTCTGTAGGTGATGCGCTCAATTCACCAAAGAAACGCCGAGTAAGCATTAGCGGAACAGTCCAGTCTGTAAGTAATTTTTTCGGCTTGACTGCAGGATCccttacaaaacatttttattgagtGAAACCATCATgtcaagggttagggttagggttagggttatacTTTTTGTAAGGGAGTAGTGCCATTTTTTCTGATGGATGGCATGGGTATCATTTACTATGCAATACTATTAAGGAAAACTTCATttagggcctaggcctacaggATATTTTCGTGAATTTTGCAAGCTAGGGTAGCCTAGTAGTATAGTTGTGGTGTTGTGGTGTATGAGCGTAGACAAGTAACAATGTTTTGCTTGTGATGTAGGTGTCGCCCAGAAAAGTTGGCACTAATTGGTCGCGGAGGGATGTCACTATCTCAGATGGGACTGGTTCTGTTGTTTGCAAGCTATGGAATGACTACGATTCCATTATGGATGAAAGTAATAAGAGGGAAGTCGTCAGATTGAGGAACATGGTCGTTGACAAATGGGGGCAAGATACTTCCCTGCAAAATACTCTCGAGACCGAACTGGAGGTAAGTGAACATAGACCCTATATTCAGTGCTGTTTGCTTCAGCATTTCTGAAATTCGTTGTGCCCTGAAGGACCATAGCAAACATGATGCTGAAATTCAACCATATGCTGTAGGAAACAGATCATCTTCGCCCACTTATCTGTGTGGCGTTCCTGTCAAGAAAACTTATCAAAGCCCTGTACTTcagtttttctcctttttttaatttgcaattgTACATATTTCAGGGTGTCCCCAACGTGGAGGAAAATGTAGTCATCACCATACTTGCTAAGCATGATCGTGACCTGCTCGTCATGAAAACTGAAGGTGACAACGCAGAAGAATTCACCATAAGGGATGGTATCTTTGTTCCAGTTTTGCTGGATTTCCCAGTCGAGGTTAATGTAAGCATTGATGGGAAGGTGGTGACTGAATTTCACGAGTAATTAAGCGAAGGTAAGAAACCGTTCCGGGAAATTTGAAGCTTGTAGACAAGTCTGCTTTGGATCCTAATTAGAAACCAAAAAACTGatgaaacataacaataattgcTTACCACATCATCTAACCCTTGAATGATTGCCCTAACACGTGGCATAATGTACTTAAACAGTTTTTGtccttttgaaaataatttacAATTATGTATATTTCAGGATGTGAAGGTGTCGAGAAGACAACCAGGACGCCCGAGTGGAGGAAAATGTAATTATCAGCATACTTCCTAAAGATGATTGTGACTGATCGTCATGAAGAAAGGTGAATGTGACAATGCAGAAGAATTCGCCATCGAGGATGGTGTCGTTGTTCTGGATTTGTTGGATTTTCTTAGAGGATCTCCCTAACGTGGATGAAAACGTAATTATCGCTATACTTATCGTTGTCTACTTTTCATGAAAGGTGAACATGACAATGCAGAAGAATTTGCCATCAAGGATGGTGTCGCTATTCCGGATTTGCTGAATTTTCGTCCTGGATGTGCCCAACGTGGATGAAAATGTAATTATCGCCATACTTGCTAAAGATGCTCATGATCTGCTGTCATGAAAGGTAAAGGTGACAGAATTTGCCATCAAGGACGGTGTCGTTGTTCCCGATTTGCTGAATTTTCTTCCTGGATGTGCCTATTGTGAATGAAAACGTAATTATCGCTGTATTTGCTAATTAACATGACTGTGATCTGCTCATTTGCAACATTTGTATCGTGTAGTAGACCCTTGTCCACCAAGTAATTGTTTACTGGTACTGATGTTTTTAGAATAAAAGTTTTAAATCTAATTTTTACTTGTTTACTGTTTTGATGAAGTTACTGTAAACCCGTTAATTTTTGCGAGCCCAGTCTTGCGTGGAAAAAAAAGAATGCGAAAATTATATAGGCACGAAAGTTTATTCTGTAATGCATTTTGAATTAGATGTCCTTGACAAACGTGAACTTTTATGGATAGGAGGGTGAAGAGTATTAAATTGGAAAGTATTAGGGTTGCAAAAATAACGGCGTTTACAGTAATCTGCCATGATattgatgtaaatgtacatgttgttgtGTCTTTTCCTGCCCGAAGACAGAATGGTTCGGAGCGTCCTCCGCCGGAGGTGAAAGTGGGCCCATTTACATCGCTTTCGCCATTTTTGTCTTCCCGAAACCAGTGTGGTTTCGTTTGTCCGGAACCCTTTTGTGGGTTTTAGAGCGCCAGGCTCTATATATTGTTCGTAGCAGTATGGACAATAATGTGATGCAAGTATAGATGCCATAGTAAGCATCTTTTACGCGTCTTGATCAAAATGGATCATATATTCTGGTTGCTAACAGCCACGGCACCTCCACTCGTGACAGATCTTCCCAGtcttttggtcacgtgaccttttTGCTCCCTTAAAGTGATTATAAAACCTTTTCTACTTGTCTAAGGACACACTAAAATGTAGTAAGAGATTAAGGAGACTGTCTTGCTTGTTCTAGGACCAATCTGCTGTTCGCAGTGGTTAATTTGAGCACAGAGAGCATGCTGCCACCTGCCGTAAATCTATATAGCTAAACGCCTTGTCTTCTACTGTAAAGTCAGCTTGGAGTCATTCCTTGTCCTCAGTTTGGATTATCTAAGCGAGGTTTCCCCGGCTTGTTTCTTATCTATGAGTATTATTACTATATTACTGGCCTAGTCAAAATCATTATTTGTCTAGTGTTAAGGCGTTTGTTATGTTTATCTTTACAGttgaaccatcatcatcatcatcatcgtcatcgttgtcatccTTATCCTTAGTTAGTCGTTACATGGATTGTCATGTCAAGGTTGaataaagaaagaaaggacAAGAAGATGCGTTTCGAACACTTATTAATTTATCCATTCTGCTGCGGTCCACCACACATGTGTGTCATAGTCTGGCACTGCCAGACTTGTCAcatccacaggagacaggggcATGCTAGACATGGATCTTGAGGGCTTATCTCAGCATGTTTGACTGTTCATCCTTACAAGTGatggtgaaatacatgtaggtacaagtacatgtaaactTATCCTCTTTGGTCACTTTCTACTGAACTCTATACCCCACTTCAGTTAAAGGAGGTTTCTCTCGAGCAGAATTCTTTGTTTTGACAATCAACAGAAAATGGTAGCACAAGCTAATTGTACAGATGATCATCATGGCATCCATCTAAAATCCTCCATTGACAAACTCCATCAATTCCACATGGATCCCACTTTTGCTACCTGTACACCAAGGGTGTACCGACATTAAATTGAAGGCAGTCCTCCTTTAAGATTTGTGCAGAACTGGAAAGATTCAGCCCACTTCAGTCATGCTGTGCACATTGTGGGCATCAAATTCTATAGGGTTGACATCTGCTGGTGGCTTGAAGAACTAGGCACAAGTCCAGATGTAGAAATTACATAATTGTGTACGTCATAAAATAGGGTTACCTGGTGGTAAAATCAGGAATTGAATCGGATCCGTCTCCTAGGTATCATTACATAGGGaaacatgtaccaagtttcaagtcgatagctccagcagttacaaaacgtgaatTGCTAATGGACAACGACGGACGGACTCTTGTATTAGGGACACACTTGGAAGTGACAAatgccgtccttaatagagtggtggcctgattacagaggtcataaTGAATGGAAATAGCCTATTTAAGACTAAAATCAGTGTCagggagggtgtcctgctaacagaggacTTCgctattaaccctttcgctgcggatgtacgccaACTGGCGACTCAAATAAAAATGTCTATCGTGCGGCCGTAGGCCGGTTgacgaattcgcctattttgatTCCTATGTGTTATAGACTGATATGCAGTTCTGTAAATGTCTGATAGATGGCAATAGTGTTTCATAGAATGGTAGAGAACAATAGAAATTTTGGGTtccgcagtgaaagggttaaggcaaTACTCTGATTACATCTTGTCATGTGCAAAATAcaaagattcaagaaaaacaaaaactttgaagaaatcggcccaatagtttttgcacagctaCCCAATtaagggcagtgtcagtgacatttacttatgaatccgactataggcttaactataaaagcactgatgacagctgtgccacactttcatcattatcatcatctactttagtcaaccagctcagatgacctttcttggggcagtgatcggtaacggtgaactccttccgacccaacaggcaaatgtttacattcgtgtctccgtgtatcatggattcatgtgtataccaacaccgttgttgtgttgacacactgactgactctgactgtgtacatatctacagcgacgaaaaacgatcacaaaaatggttcttaaaaataagcactcgtgacatgtttacaaaaattaaagcaagtgtttttagtagaggtttacctaatgagtagcgtctgggtgattataaaccattaacttgtgtttaaaagcccacattgtaacgaaaggttccggcttgacgctaatcgcccagccgccattttgccatactctcgaaactttgggatcgtcaaatgcaatggaaatcacataatttctgacacacactactacaattcatcattttattgttctttcacagtattattacgccaccccgattcgcaagcaGCTTGTACTAACTGGCTCTGcgttgactatccccattccaagccgaagaacagtgtgacaagtttctcattttaccttccaatcacagtcaaaattttctataacaaccggcaatgaggacaaactaataatctcaaaccaatcacaagaatgtaat of Lineus longissimus chromosome 9, tnLinLong1.2, whole genome shotgun sequence contains these proteins:
- the LOC135493985 gene encoding uncharacterized protein LOC135493985 — encoded protein: MDESNKREVVRLRNMVVDKWGQDTSLQNTLETELEGVPNVEENVVITILAKHDRDLLVMKTEGDNAEEFTIRDGIFVPVLLDFPVEVNVSIDGKVVTEFHE